A single genomic interval of Burkholderia sp. HI2500 harbors:
- a CDS encoding GNAT family N-acetyltransferase, with protein MSTPSKIETERLTLRRWRPTDAGALSAMHQDPDVTAWLARGPMSVDEASDVIARFDAHFEAYGFGPWAIERRADAMLIGVCGLSHEARATHPMAPCVEIMWRQARHAWGHGYVVEAAAAALADGFDRIGLGEIFAWTANTNLRSRHVMQRLGMQHRPARDFDHPALPDGHALRRHVVYAARAAGLAGA; from the coding sequence ATGTCAACACCGTCGAAGATCGAAACCGAGCGCTTGACGCTGCGTCGCTGGCGGCCGACGGATGCGGGCGCGCTGTCGGCGATGCATCAGGATCCGGACGTGACCGCGTGGCTCGCGCGCGGCCCGATGTCCGTTGACGAGGCGAGCGACGTCATCGCGCGCTTCGACGCGCATTTCGAGGCATACGGTTTCGGCCCGTGGGCCATCGAGCGCCGTGCCGACGCGATGCTGATCGGGGTGTGCGGCCTGTCGCACGAAGCGCGTGCAACGCATCCGATGGCGCCGTGCGTCGAGATCATGTGGCGGCAGGCGCGTCACGCCTGGGGGCATGGCTACGTTGTCGAAGCGGCAGCCGCCGCATTGGCCGACGGGTTCGACCGGATCGGGCTCGGCGAGATCTTCGCGTGGACGGCCAACACCAACCTGCGATCACGGCACGTGATGCAGCGGCTCGGCATGCAGCATCGGCCCGCGCGTGATTTCGACCATCCTGCGTTGCCGGACGGGCACGCGCTGCGTCGGCACGTCGTGTATGCCGCTCGCGCCGCCGGCCTGGCCGGCGCGTAA